In the genome of Primulina eburnea isolate SZY01 chromosome 13, ASM2296580v1, whole genome shotgun sequence, the window ttatttttttttcaacccgaacccaacccgaacccgaagcaacccgaaaaccaccaacccgaacacgaacccatataacccgactcaacccgtctaacccgaattttattaatttttttaaaaaaaaaaatcaaaaaaaaaaactaataataATCAACCCGCGACCCAACCCGAAACCCGCTTAACATGGCACTAACCCGAATccacccaacccgaacccgaacctgatttttttcgtgttgggTCGTGTCGGGTTGACGGGTCGTGTCGTATTTTGACACCCTTAGTTTTCCATCCATAGCATCTTCCAAAGCAGCCGAAATAATGAAAAAACAGATTATTATTCTCACCTAGGTATACGTACTTTATGTATGCAGGCAGTGGCTTGAGCTCAAGCGTTGTTGGTTCCTCAATGTTTGACTTCGGAGGGGTCAAGTCTCTTCGATCTCCCAAATCCTCCAATCTCATCCTCATTGGCTTCCTCCATGGATGGTTGACATTAAAGTATACTCTTATATTTAAAGTAATTTGTGTATCTACCTCAATGATACTATTGTTCCGTACCATTATGGAAGAAGATCCGGGTAAAATATGCACTTCCTCGGGAATGAAAATAAACCGATCCACTTTCGTTTGATATTTGGGCCTAAATTCCTTGTCTCCTCGATACTCAATCAAATCCTCTTTTTTTGTTGATTGAATGCATTTCGATAGTATTTTCGCTTTTTCTTCGTCCAAGTCATCCTCTTTTAATTTAGTTGTGAGGGTGCCTTCCAATGGGTCCTTCACAGCATcttgcaaaatatttttcacaagTGAATccaaagcatcaattctaaaacattcATCAGTGCGCAGTGTGTGTttaagagcattaaagacatcaaaagtTATTTCTTCGTCCTCCGCTCttaatctcaacttcccttcttgcacatcaatTAGGGCCTTACCAGTTGCAAAGAATAGTCTCCCCAGAATTAAATGCATTTTCATATCCTTCTCCATGTCTAGCACCAAAAATTCTGCAGGGAATATAAATTTATCCACCTTTACCAACACCTCTTCTATGACTACTCTCGGATATTTGACAGATCTGTTTGCTAGTTTCAAGGACATCCTTGTTGGCTTAGGCTCTCCTAATATGAGTTTCCTGAATATAGATAAAGTCATAAGATTTATACTCGCACCAAGattcacataaagctttatgaaaaaaatatcaccaatcatgcaaggaatagaaaaactACCTGGATTTTTTAGTTTTGGTGGGATCTTGTTTTGTACCAATgcagagcaattttcagttaagCTTACAGTCATGTGATCTTCTAACTTTCTCTTATTCGTTAAAATATCTTTCAGAAATTTAGCATAgctaggcatttgcatcaaaACATCATCAAAAGGAATATTAATGTGCAATTTCTTGAATACTTCTAGCAACTTACCGAATTGCACATTCATTTTCGCCTTTTTAATGATGCAGGGAAAGGTGGAGGAATAAAAATTCTAGATTGCGTAGTGCgggtgtagagttagaagacttacatGTCGACATGTCGGCCGATCCTCTCTTGGCTCCCCTTTTTCCTTCCTCTCTTGTTCAAGTACCTTTCCATTCCTGAATGCTATGGCCTTCACTTTCTCTTTCGGATTAGTCTCAGTGTTGCTTGGCAAGGTACCCGGATCTCTACTAGCAATCATCTTAACTAACTGTCTTATCTGATTTTCTAACCCTTTTATCGATGCATCCTGGTTCTGTAGTCTAGTTTCGGTGGATGAGATAAatttagacatcatttgctccaaacTAGTCTTCTCCTCTCTAGGCTCATGTCTATACATTGGTTGCTTACCATACTGTTGTCCTCCCTACAGTTGATTCTGATTGTTTTGACCACcgcatgagaagttgggatgttgtcTCCATCCATGATTGTATGTGTTTGAATATGGATCATTCCTAAGGGGTTTTGAATCCCCACTTGATTTACGGGTGCCTTCTCTTGCACATAGAAAGTACCACTGTCTTGACAATCCTTAACATAATGTTCTCCTCCGCATTTATCACAGAATACTCTTGCAGGCGCATTGCTGTACCGTTTACATTCAAGCTGTCTATTCCTATTAAGTGCTTCTAATTGTGCAGTGACAGCAGAAAAGTCAGTTACTTGGTGAACTTCTGCACTCCTCCTCTAATTTTTCCTCTCAGATTGAGGGTGataactgctagcagccatctcctccagaAACTCATACTTTCTTCGGCCAGTTTTCCTCAGCAGATTCCCACAGGCCGCAGCATCTATCATGATATGGTTATACGAAATTAAACCATAGTAAAAAGTTTGGACAACCAATCCAAGAGGCAACTCATGATGTGGGCATCTCTGCAGTAAGTCCTTGTAGTGCTCCCAAGCCTCGTAGAGTGACTCCTGCTCAAATTGAGAGAAGGTGGTTATGTCTGCTCTCAGCTTCATGGTTTTTTATGGAGGAAAATATTTGAAGAGGAACGCCTTGGCCATATCTTTTCAAGTTGTGATTGAACCTACATGTAAACAATTCAACCAGGCTTTAGCTTTCACACAcaaagaaaaaggaaataaaTGCAATCTAACAGAATGATCAGAAaatccattaaatttaaaagtatcgcaaatttatAAGAATTCGACAATGTGAGTGTTTGGGTCATTTAGCACATTTCTCCAAAACTGGACcgtgttctgaatcatttgaATAATGGCTGGtttgatctcaaactggtttGCCCTGATGTTTGGTCGCACTATGCTTGGACGTTCTCCATCAAGCAAAGGTTGTGTGTACTCCAGCATGGGTATGCGCCTTGGCTCTTCGACTCATAGATCTTCATGAAGATGTTCTTCCTGACGTTCGTTCCTGTTCATCATGTCACTAAACCTCTGTTGTTGTCATCGTCTGCGTAGGGTTCTTTCAATCTTAGGATTGAATATCTCT includes:
- the LOC140810390 gene encoding uncharacterized protein, giving the protein MYRHEPREEKTSLEQMMSKFISSTETRLQNQDASIKGLENQIRQLVKMIASRDPGTLPSNTETNPKEKVKAIAFRNGKVLEQERKEKGEPREDRPTCRHAKMNVQFGKLLEVFKKLHINIPFDDVLMQMPSYAKFLKDILTNKRKLEDHMTVSLTENCSALLYVNLGASINLMTLSIFRKLILGEPKPTRMSLKLANRSVKYPRVVIEEVLVKVDKFIFPAEFLVLDMEKDMKMHLILGRLFFATGKALIDVQEGKLRLRAEDEEITFDVFNALKHTLRTDECFRIDALDSLVKNILQDAVKDPLEGTLTTKLKEDDLDEEKAKILSKCIQSTKKEDLIEYRGDKEFRPKYQTKVDRFIFIPEEVHILPGSSSIMVRNNSIIEVDTQITLNIRVYFNVNHPWRKPMRMRLEDLGDRRDLTPPKSNIEEPTTLELKPLPAYIKYVYLDAMDGKLRVSKYDTTRQPDTTQHEKNQVRVRVGWIRRYMTAIVHYMIENFLEIFMDDFSIFGATFDECLQNLNVVLKMCEETNLVLNGEKCHFMIQEEIVLGHKISEKGIEVDKSKVEVIKNLTPPASVKGVRSIREPKGVMVTALVLVAPDWDLPFEVICNASDMAVGAILGQRWNKVFHTIYYASKTLDETQLNYATTENELFAVIFALDKFHSYIVLSKVIVFTDHSTLKYLLAKKEAKPRFLRWILLLQEFDLEIKDVENVVADHLSKLEHVSKNCEIDEIDDWFWMNSCEHMLLQLDQLEEFRGQAYDLALT